In one window of Plasmodium berghei ANKA genome assembly, chromosome: 14 DNA:
- a CDS encoding RED-like protein, putative gives MPSELTNSDFRLIFDNYEKEKKEKEKIVLQKEEKKLKRKQKYLLKKKRDEKEEQKYRDRAEERRKGIIKDIEDASVLYNNENNTIDESKFMGGDVEHTHLVKGLDFLLLNKVRNKLIDKINSEKEKSKGNKFVEKYNNIKTFNHESKQIFKYFFLYEHPHNIHFKKKIENLHNNIMNNMKFKNFNKSIHSINYKFNISSEIEQNDIPIKYIYDINDVKVCHTYYLKDTILKELDICFKWHMENRKKKKSKRLPKRPLTTFFFNDKQIKYEDEEDIDIFKNDGTEIKKDEVISENNNDDESDSEMSDATDGNNIVTTNASQNNKNNVNFENNTNLFMPPNIIKKMNNNVTNKNNNSLTGNIFSDTYDECYPRY, from the coding sequence ATGCCTAGCGAACTCACAAATAGCGATTTCCGTCTCATTTTTGACAACTATGAAAAggaaaagaaagaaaaggaaaaaatagtGTTACAAAAAGAGgaaaagaaattaaaaagaaagcagaaatatttattaaaaaaaaaaagagatgaaaaagaagaacaaaaatatagagACAGAGCTGAGGAGAGAAGAAAgggaataataaaagatatCGAAGATGCTAGTGtactatataataatgaaaataatacaattgATGAATCTAAATTTATGGGTGGTGATGTTGAGCATACTCATTTGGTTAAAGGCcttgattttttattattaaataaagtaaggaataaattaattgacaaaataaattcagaaaaagaaaaatccaaaggaaataaatttgttgaaaaatataataatataaaaacatttaatCATGAATCAAAGCAAATATTcaagtatttttttttatatgaacatCCACACAACattcattttaaaaaaaaaatcgaaaatttacataataatattatgaataatatgaaatttaaaaattttaataaaagtatCCATTCAATTAactataaatttaatataagtTCAGAGATAGAACAAAATGACATAcctataaaatatatatatgatataaatgatgTAAAAGTATGTCacacatattatttaaaggacacgattttaaaagaacttgatatttgttttaaatgGCATATggaaaatagaaaaaaaaaaaaaagcaaaagATTGCCCAAAAGACCATTAacaacatttttttttaatgataagcaaattaaatatgaagatgaagaagatattgatatttttaagaatGATGGTACAGAGATTAAGAAAGATGAAGTGATATCTGAAAATAACAATGATGATGAATCAGATTCGGAAATGAGTGATGCTACTGACGGTAACAATATAGTGACAACTAATGCAtctcaaaataataaaaataatgtaaattttgaaaataatacaaactTGTTTATGCCCcctaatataattaaaaaaatgaataacaATGttactaataaaaataacaacaGTTTAACgggaaatattttttcagaTACGTACGACGAATGCTACCCTCGATATTAG
- a CDS encoding 26S protease regulatory subunit 10B, putative gives MDNKESVRLYVKKVIEHREIESKVKKLRLDIKELNKKYEKTEDNLKALQSVGQIIGQVLKQLEDDKFIVKASSGPRYVVGCKSKINKSKLEIGTRVSLDMTTLTVMKRLPCEVDPLVFNMISDIDKGENSTNKVNYNQIGGLSEQIRQMREVVELPILNPFLFKRVGIKTPKGVLLYGPPGTGKTLLARAMASNINCNFMRIVVSSIVDKYIGESARIIREMFTYAKEHQPCIIFMDEIDAIGGRRFSQGTSADREIQRTLMELLNHLDGFEELGNVKIIMATNRPDVLDPALVRPGRLDRKIEIPLPNETARIEILKIHANKMTKMGDIDYESVCRLCEGFNGADLRNVCTEAGMFAIRAMRDYVIEEDFYKAARKINEAKKLEGKLEYEKI, from the coding sequence ATGGATAATAAAGAGAGCGTAAGATTGTATGTGAAAAAAGTAATAGAACATAGAGAAATAGAAAgtaaagtaaaaaaattaaggttagatataaaagaattgaataaaaaatatgaaaaaacaGAAGATAATTTAAAAGCCTTACAAAGTGTAGGCCAAATAATAGGACAAGTGTTAAAACAATTAGAAGATGATAAGTTTATTGTGAAAGCATCAAGCGGACCCAGATATGTAGTGGGGTGTAagtcaaaaataaataaaagtaagTTAGAGATTGGTACAAGAGTATCACTAGATATGACAACATTAACAGTAATGAAAAGATTACCATGTGAAGTAGATCCATTAGTATTTAATATGATAAGTGATATAGATAAGGGTGAGAATAGTACAAATAAAGTAAATTATAACCAAATAGGTGGATTAAGTGAACAAATAAGGCAAATGAGAGAGGTAGTTGAATTACCAATATTAaatccatttttattcaaaagAGTAGGAATTAAAACTCCTAAGGGTGTTTTATTATACGGTCCACCAGGGACAGGAAAAACATTATTAGCAAGAGCTATGGCTTCTAATATTAATTGCAATTTTATGAGAATAGTTGTTTCATCTATAGTTGATAAATACATTGGTGAAAGTGCTAGAATTATCAGAGAAATGTTTACATATGCTAAAGAGCACCAACcatgtattatatttatggaCGAAATTGATGCCATAGGTGGACGAAGATTTTCTCAAGGTACTTCTGCTGATAGAGAAATTCAGAGAACACTTATGGAGTTATTAAATCATTTAGATGGTTTTGAAGAGTTGGGaaatgttaaaattattatggcTACTAATAGACCTGATGTATTAGATCCTGCTTTGGTTAGGCCTGGAAGATTAGATAGAAAAATTGAAATTCCTTTACCAAATGAAACGGCAAGAATtgaaattttgaaaatacaTGCAAATAAAATGACTAAAATGGGGGATATAGATTATGAGTCTGTTTGCCGATTATGTGAAGGTTTTAACGGAGCGGATTTAAGGAATGTTTGTACTGAAGCAGGAATGTTTGCTATCAGGGCTATGCGTGATTATGTTATTGAGGAAGATTTTTATAAAGCTGCTCGAAAAATTAACGAAGCCAAAAAATTAGAAGGGAAACtagaatatgaaaaaatataa
- a CDS encoding V-type proton ATPase subunit H, putative has protein sequence MANDNGISVIRKFVESEQKNEILNDSILNTMPCYDKYKDINILSEEEVDLLKKFHDMNKKEKFDYFKDNSMIVSVLFNCLKNDFNAHLIQYVLTIFYEIIRNDGSSYSYILSILDCKEVYSHLMKLCTHNDTYITDKSSFLLSGSFCYNNNYFTDMDIRNFILKIDFFNVTEEGKLDIFINILKIDEYRKDIYELEQFLTILNKNLDVANNNANKQYKSVFCVWLLTFKDFFIKKLYKNNIISVIINLFKKCRVEKILRVSLNIIKNIIHMDDCFEIVVDNNIIQTLTVLQYDKWRDNDIYDTIVQLLHKLDQRVKNYSNFERYCHELSNGKLKWSILHTEKFWLENVMQFEKDEFKSIQQLADIIKKYAHSILQKPQSNETKEEIDNVTAAVACFDIGEFARLYPNGKNICQKFKIKENVMLLIATKDRDIAREALLCAQKIMLNNWQSISNTK, from the exons atggcAAATGATAATGGGATAAGCGTTATTAGGAAATTTGTAGAATctgaacaaaaaaatgaa ATATTAAATGATTCGATTTTAAATACTATGCCATGTTATGACAAATACAAGGATATCAATATATTGTCCGAAGAAGAAGTcgatttattaaaaaaatttcatgATATGAACAAAAAGGAAAAGTTTGATTATTTCAAAGATAATTCTATGATCGTTAGTGTATTATTTAACTGCTTAAAAAACGATTTTAATGCCCATTTAATTCAATATGTGctaacaattttttatgaaattaTAAGAAATGATGGAAGTTCTTatagttatatattaagTATATTGGATTGTAAAGAAGTATATTCTCATTTAATGAAATTGTGCACACATAACGATACTTATATAACTGATAAAAGCTCTTTCTTATTGTCAGGTAGCTTTTGCTATAACAATAATTATTTCACAGATATGGATATaagaaattttattttaaaaattgatttttttaatgtaaCTGAAGAAGGTAAATTggatatattcataaatatactAAAAATAGATGAATATAGaaaagatatatatgaattagaacaatttttaacaatactaaataaaaacttAGATGTAGCCAATAATAATGCTAATAAGCAATATAAATCTGTTTTTTGTGTATGGCTACTTACATTTAAagattttttcattaaaaaattatataaaaataacattatttcagttattataaatttatttaaaaaatgtcgagttgaaaaaatattaagaGTATCCCttaatatcattaaaaatataattcatatgGATGATTGTTTTGAAATTGTAGTTGataacaatataatacaaaCATTAACTGTTTTACAATATGATAAATGGAGAGATAACGACATATATGATACCATAGTTCAGCTTTTACATAAGTTGGATCAGCGTGTTAAAAATTACAG CAATTTCGAGCGATATTGTCATGAGCTCTCAAATGGAAAACTAAAATGGTCTATTTTGCACACAGAAAAATTCTGGCTAGAAAATGTGATGCAATTCGAGAAGGATGAATTTAAATCCATACAGCAATTAGcagatataataaaaaaatatgcacataGCATACTACAGAAACCGCAATCGAATGAAACAAAAGAAGAAATAGATAATGTAACTGCCGCAGTGGCATGCTTTGATATTGGCGAATTTGCTAGATTATATCCAAAcggtaaaaatatatgccagaaatttaaaataaaagaaaatgtaaTGCTCTTAATTGCAACAAAAGATAGAGATATTGCTAGAGAAGCGCTATTATGTGCTCAGAAAATTATGTTGAACAACTGGCAAAGTATATCAAACACAAAATAG
- a CDS encoding MORN repeat protein, putative produces MDLFIDKQKELEINNYNNTCILDNIHSPIQKYNNENGGEKEEYKDDKLLPCYIEIINNDLIIYFFDKYNNSISWKIDKGYYLLKITDTADVYDENKNKIIYNQRSKTKDFYKYSFTENIYLSSNYDDSSSSLLTSFNKGNDADNNNYMPTERIEQARIRRRKKKKKKKKIEDLNKEQMHNSDMLKPNNDEIRTNSLFTNSEINGLVKILYIFSDCFFNLKDSLKKNSCIFYMCQREYLYENDFSCDNEVSNIQIVIKIKQSIIPKLRGEITINYDKFNNLNETNKILIKQKLKEISLNIFKIYKYNDNIIEDMFYVDAKSQHIQINLENENNKTIFYIKPSNHIFQNEILCSSYSFNVKREMRPRKDNWYELNIFTHYYYKQKVDELIENYNNVENTIKSQSSTVTDDRHIRSEEFSNLDGYKVSSDEKTIEGYNENEYKDDGNTCKTSEMKQYNQAKKVDISNENSNADKNEGKYKFSNILRTIERMRTSTFFSGKPSEDPTKIVHKELIFYNKNKEMFCRYVGNIKNKLYNGKGKLYDKCNSLIYDGDWLNSEKNGKGKLLFKYFNIWYLYEGEFYRDEIVGKGIISLIDKEYVKGIETNKINKLCPLLIKTNFSNKHKNEHKNNKQNEKTKHKQDEPAFDKNLLLQIEKTAMASYSSTNNVDFWEKEIIDIYFPYLKKWDIYSFYCSSNIENIKKKKDIFEANQYNFKNAIGYPSFEFKSGYNETEEEEYQSDSTIDEVYRSNSGANMKMEIKNNAEYQNHRGNDQINNAKESRYYEYIPHENKKLTSENFPKFYENTKKWTEEIFCSNNETSKLQKDFFECMKNNNELKLYYPILSKTIGLTKIIYADKSEYFGPINNKGEPNTNEKFPKGFFNNEHFFYEGELKNFLPHGYGILKNKDNNKNSYIGFWKNGYREGNGTLNIRNKKYVIQGNFAKDQIHDNINIYVKDEKISKIQISNINKKFKKMKIFFRNGYIFYGHFSKKYQRNGLGILIDTNNKILYHGYYKNDVIDKFCYILRHKDNTIYCGNLQRGFKKGFGKLYYEEQLKLNDQHEFNLSLSDTKTLARKLEAYDGIDINTNIPFNVPFDSNHTIYIGYWNKNKISHFGSCNLKNGIYKGDINQSKKDGIGVYIYKKKKSNKNKNRYILSYFKKDKIHAMGKYYNEYDKLKVYQFEKEQIKQATDACHKLFRKQKINPDIFKTDKLHINHEHDAYINVTLTDILSSIMSDVFDQSTSFINYLHRPFKFDLNYFLKK; encoded by the coding sequence ATGGATCTATTTATAGATAAACAAAAAGAATTAGaaataaacaattataataatacttGCATTTTGGACAATATTCACAGCCctattcaaaaatataataatgaaaatggtGGGGAAAAAGAGGAATATAAGGatgataaattattacCTTGCTATATAgagataataaataatgacttaattatatatttttttgataaatataataatagcaTATCATGGAAAATCGATAAAGGATATTATTTACTCAAAATAACAGACACGGCTGATGtttatgatgaaaataaaaacaaaataatatataatcaaaGATCTAAAACCAAagatttttataaatattcatttactgaaaacatatatttaagtAGTAATTATGATGATAGTAGTAGTTCCTTGCTTACATCATTTAATAAAGGGAACGATGCTGATAATAACAATTATATGCCTACTGAAAGGATAGAACAAGCAAGAATTcgaagaagaaaaaaaaaaaaaaaaaaaaaaaaaatcgaagATCTAAATAAAGAACAAATGCACAATTCCGATATGCTGAAGCCTAATAACGATGAAATACGAACAAATTCTCTTTTTACGAATTCTGAAATAAATGGATTggtaaaaattttatatattttttcagattgcttttttaatttaaaagattctttaaaaaaaaattcatgtATTTTCTATATGTGTCAAAGAGAATACctttatgaaaatgatttttCATGTGATAATGAAGTAAGTAATATCCAAatagttataaaaataaaacaatcaATTATTCCTAAGCTAAGGGGTGAAATAACTATTAATTATGACAAATTTAATAACCTAAACGAAACAAATAAGATTttaattaaacaaaaattaaaagaaatttcactaaatatatttaaaatatacaaatataatgataacaTAATAGAAGACATGTTTTACGTCGATGCAAAAAGTCAgcatatacaaataaatctagaaaatgaaaataataaaactatattttatattaaaccctctaatcatatttttcaaaatgaaATCTTATGTTCAAGTTATAGTTTTAATGTAAAAAGGGAAATGAGACCAAGAAAAGACAATTGGtatgaattaaatatatttacccATTACTATTACAAACAAAAAGTAGATGAACTTAtcgaaaattataataatgtcgaaaatacaataaaatCACAAAGTAGTACTGTTACAGATGACAGGCATATTAGAAGCGAAGAATTTAGCAACCTTGATGGATATAAGGTATCATCAGATGAAAAAACAATTGAAGGTTATAATGAAAACGAATATAAAGACGATGGAAATACATGTAAAACTTCTGAAATGAAACAATATAATCAAGCAAAAAAAGTAGACATTTCTAATGAAAATAGTAATGctgataaaaatgaaggaaaatataaattttcaaatatattaagaaCCATAGAGCGAATGAGAACAAGTACATTTTTTAGCGGGAAACCTAGTGAAGACCCCACAAAAATTGTACACAAagaattaatattttataataaaaataaagaaatgtTTTGCAGATATGTAggtaatattaaaaataaattatataatgggaaaggaaaattatatgacaAATGTAATagtttaatatatgatgGAGACTGGCTAAattcagaaaaaaatggaaaaggaaaattattattcaaatattttaacatttGGTATTTATATGAAGGGGAATTTTATCGCGATGAAATAGTCGGCAAGGGTATCATATCATTAATAGATAAAGAATATGTAAAAGGAAtagaaacaaataaaattaataaattatgcCCCTTACTTATTAAAACCAATTTTTCCAATAAGCACAAAAAtgaacataaaaataacaaacaaaatgaaaaaactAAGCATAAGCAAGATGAACCAGCTTTTGATAAAAACttattattacaaataGAAAAAACAGCTATGGCTAGCTACAGCTCGACTAATAATGTTGATTTTTgggaaaaagaaattatagatatttatttcccatatttaaaaaaatgggaTATCTACTCATTTTATTGTTCAAgtaatatagaaaatataaaaaagaaaaaagacATTTTCGAAGCCAACCAATATAACTTTAAAAATGCAATTGGATATCCATCTTTTGAATTTAAAAGTGGCTATAATGAAACTGAGGAGGAGGAATATCAAAGTGATTCAACAATAGATGAGGTGTACCGTTCTAATAGTGGTgcaaatatgaaaatggaaatcaaaaataatgcCGAATATCAAAATCATAGAGGAAATGatcaaattaataatgCAAAAGAATCACGTTATTATGAGTATATACCACacgaaaataaaaagttaaCGAGTGAAAATTTCccaaaattttatgaaaatacgAAAAAATGGACGGAAGAAATTTTTTGCAGCAATAATGAAACATCGAAATTACAAAAAGACTTTTTTGAATGTatgaaaaacaataatgaattaaaattgtattatcCCATACTAAGTAAAACTATAGgattaacaaaaattatttatgctGATAAAAGTGAATATTTTGGACCAATAAACAATAAAGGAGAACCAAATACCAACGAAAAATTCCCTAAAGGCTTTTTCAATAAtgaacattttttttatgaaggtgaattaaaaaattttttaccTCATGGTTATggtatattaaaaaataaagataataataaaaattcatatattgGATTTTGGAAAAATGGATATAGAGAAGGAAATGGAACATTAAACATtaggaataaaaaatatgttatacAAGGGAATTTTGCAAAAGATCAAATTCATGAtaacattaatatatatgttaaagatgaaaaaatatcaaaaatacaaatatcaaatataaataaaaagtttaaaaaaatgaaaatattttttagaaatggatatatattttatggccatttttccaaaaaatatcaaagaAATGGATTAGGGATACTAATTGAcactaataataaaattttatatcatggctattataaaaatgatgtaattgataaattttgttatatattaagaCATAAAGACAATACCATTTATTGTGGTAACCTACAACGAGGTTTCAAAAAAGGTTTTGggaaattatattatgaagAACAATTAAAGCTTAATGATCAACATGAATTTAATTTAAGTCTATCAGATACTAAGACATTGGCAAGAAAATTGGAGGCATATGATGGAATCGatattaatacaaatataccATTTAATGTTCCTTTTGATTCTAAccatactatatatattggatattggaataaaaataaaatttcgCATTTTGGCTCTtgtaatttaaaaaatggaatataTAAAGGGGACATTAATCAATCAAAAAAAGACGGTATcggtgtatatatatacaaaaaaaaaaaatcaaataaaaataaaaatagatatattttgtcatattttaaaaaagataaaattcATGCTATgggaaaatattataatgaatatgataaattaaaagtttatcaatttgaaaaagaacaaataaaacaagCAACAGATGCATGCCATAAATTATTTcgtaaacaaaaaataaaccctgatatttttaaaacgGACAAATTGCATATAAATCATGAGCATGATGCCTATATAAATGTTACACTAACAGATATATTATCAAGTATCATGTCTGATGTTTTTGATCAATCTACtagttttataaattatttgcaTCGCCCTTTTAAGTTTGACTTGAACTATTTCTTGAAGaaatga
- a CDS encoding SAM dependent methyltransferase, putative, giving the protein MYIIRYNKLFIYNKFKANALNFNIIKRQISDICETKIIPINKSKEYDKLKIYRNNIYNDIYENQIIQGVKVHNFDPHGYGEIALYITKHYFLLFLKFFLLIPDEQVNLKVLDINKKKKKITFQVLCKNKKSKYEIIPECEHFSKCGGCMYQHINYDFERKLKKKLLISLCIKYKIDILISNKNYLQNDHHFVKENEKTNEDFITISEIKQEYMSNDLDNEQGEENSLNNKSPIGKNYSDSYIYYNSNTRNSNIYENNNNQINKNHGHTKIYDIIHSDCYHYRNKSTFHFSVTDKLSIGFYKRHSYEICDINECYIQDKQIQKIYGDIKNEIIDNFKKNNIYIVNKINNNGYLKSVDIKYSVSNSENQILINFIGCTLTNEAKKNMINIANNLAIKNKSIKGILYNVETNKLKQIKKEITLFGQNYIYHTYNNYTYKLGANTFFQPNQYLNECIIQIVFKLIQNYKISSQTQCVFDLFCGIGFYSLPLSSMFNHVISVDYSIENIKNLEENIKLNNIQNVKPIHINLFNHNDLKQINLHIRRYIVNIIKNKNYTLYNNIKTKIDAQYVSIDSENEFMENLQKSNSPYTSLPNVVYQTLIEWKSKELNKNTANDIGKNFYKNLSNATSQNLKGINPDALSSNEISNGNISSNDFVISIPDLIIINPPRKGCEKLFRRWIRGLCPRFIIYISCNVNSQLRDINHLIRLGYILKEIIPIDTFPRTQHFELIALLEFDYNKKVDNEKKKIMELELHEIKKKKS; this is encoded by the exons atgtatattataCGTTATAAcaaactttttatttataataagtTTAAAGCTAATGCACTtaatttcaatattattaaaagacAAATCAGTGATATATGtgaaacaaaaataataccaattaataaaagtaaaGAATATGacaaattgaaaatatatagaaataacatatataacgACATATATGAAAATCAAATTATTCAAGGTGTAAAG GTACATAATTTTGACCCACATGGATATGGTGAAATAGCCCTATATATCACTAAACATTATTTCTTACTTTTTCtaaagttttttttattaataccTGATGAGCAGGTTAATTTAAAAGTATTggatataaacaaaaaaaaaaaaaaaataacattcCAAGTTCTttgcaaaaataaaaaaagtaaatatgaaataatacCTGAATGCGAGCACTTTTCTAAATGTGGAGGGTGTATGTATCAGCACATTAATTATGACTTTGAGAggaaattgaaaaaaaaattattgattagtttatgcataaaatataagatagatatattaattagtaacaaaaattatttgcaAAATGATCACCATTTCgttaaagaaaatgaaaaaaccAATGAAGACTTTATTACAATTTCCGAAATAAAACAAGAGTATATGTCTAATGATTTGGACAACGAACAAGGAGAAGAAAATTCtcttaataataaatccccaataggaaaaaattatagcgactcatatatatactataatAGTAATACTCGCAattctaatatatatgaaaataataataaccaaattaataaaaaccATGGCCATACCAAAATATATGACATTATACATTCAGATTGTTATCATTACAGAAATAAATCGacatttcatttttcagTTACTGATAAATTATCAATAGGTTTTTATAAGAGACATAGTTATGAAATTTGTGATATAAATGAATGTTATATTCAAGATAaacaaatacaaaaaatatatggagACATTAAAAACGAAATAattgataattttaaaaaaaataatatatatatagttaacaaaataaataataatggatatttaaaatctgtcgatataaaatatagtgTATCTAATTCTGAAAatcaaattttaataaattttattggATGCACATTAACCAAtgaagcaaaaaaaaacatgatTAATATTGCAAATAATCTAgctataaaaaacaaatcaATTAAAGGTATACTATACAATGTAGAaactaataaattaaaacaaataaaaaaggaaattacattatttggacaaaattatatttatcatacatataataattatacgTATAAATTAGGAgctaatacattttttcaaCCAAATCAGTATTTAAATGAATGTATTATTcaaattgtttttaaattaattcaaaattataaaataagttCTCAAACGCAATGTGTATTTGACTTATTTTGTGGTATCGGTTTTTACTCCTTACCACTTTCAAGCATGTTTAATCATGTTATTAGTGTCGATTATTCTATTGagaatattaaaaatttagaagaaaatatcaaattaaataatatacaaaatgtAAAGCCTATTCATATTAATCTATTTAATCATAATgatttaaaacaaataaactTACATATACGACGATATATAGTTAATAtcatcaaaaataaaaactacACCCTTTATAACAATATCAAGACCAAAATTGATGCTCAATACGTTTCTATCGATAGCGAAAATGAATTCATGGAAAATCTACAA AAATCAAATTCCCCTTATACTAGTTTGCCAAATGTTGTTTATCAAACTTTAATAGAATGGAAATCTAAAgaattaaacaaaaataccGCTAACGATATTGGTAAAAACTTCTACAAAAATTTGAGTAATGCAACTTCTCAAAATTTAAAGGGCATCAATCCTGATGCATTATCTTCAAATGAGATAAGTAATGGGAATATCTCATCAAATG ATTTTGTTATATCAATTCCTGatcttattattattaatccCCCTCGAAAAGGATGCGAAAAG TTATTCAGAAGATGGATACGAGGACTATGTCCcagatttattatttacatatcATGTAATGTAAATAGCCAATTAAGGGATATTAACCATTTAATACGTTTGGG CTATATATTAAAGGAAATTATCCCTATTGATACATTTCCTAGAACACAACACTTTGAATTAATTGCATTATTAGAATTTGATTATAATAAG aAAGTTGAcaatgaaaaaaagaagataaTGGAACTTGAATTAcatgaaattaaaaaaaaaaaaagttag